One Defluviimonas sp. SAOS-178_SWC DNA window includes the following coding sequences:
- a CDS encoding HU family DNA-binding protein — MTAKKAKTASRAKAPRRAAQTPAQPTKAAPPDPVSADAEPAVQAQVLRKKDLFKRVAAATGAKAGDVRLITEAVLDILGNALSAGEALALPPFGKARVNRQKDLATGEVLIVRLRRGGQGGQAAQGGNEALEEAGE; from the coding sequence ATGACGGCGAAGAAGGCCAAGACCGCATCGCGCGCAAAGGCGCCGCGTCGCGCAGCGCAGACGCCGGCGCAGCCGACGAAGGCAGCACCGCCCGATCCGGTGTCGGCAGACGCCGAGCCAGCGGTGCAGGCGCAGGTTCTGCGGAAGAAAGACCTTTTCAAGCGGGTGGCGGCCGCCACCGGGGCGAAGGCGGGCGATGTCAGGCTGATCACCGAGGCGGTTCTCGACATCCTCGGCAACGCGCTCTCCGCCGGCGAGGCTCTGGCGCTGCCGCCCTTCGGAAAGGCCCGGGTCAACCGGCAGAAAGACCTCGCAACGGGCGAAGTGCTCATTGTCCGGCTCCGTCGCGGGGGACAGGGCGGCCAAGCCGCGCAGGGCGGGAACGAAGCTCTTGAAGAGGCCGGCGAATAG
- a CDS encoding phage tail length tape measure family protein, translating to MTHFDGEILRPARVVVMWAYQPKIGAGGGFCPFSPTARAFPPLALPDILTHSARPTAQSSSVTMSEIHDIRLKIDASAARQGSKEFTSAIAAIKRAVKDLERDSAGAFTALSKSPKPDLTGIKATTNATDGLSRSQQHAADMFKRLQIASQTALRTSQNDVSRLSASMAMIGDNSGLAELEGALTRLQGRLATATNTTDIRSARADFKDLADEVKRTQLAAVSTGKAMQGMGANARVSGFQTAYMASQFNDIAVMMAAGQNPLQLALQQGTQVSQMLNGLGTRAAILRTLSAGFMSMINPVSLVTIGVIALGAALFQALTGADDEVKSFADALGDANNHISALRSASTNARNGIGDMVDGYGRLNAELDKHLDRLVRVEKFRAMGTNRDMVQSIQDSIPDGWLTTASDGLKEITGGTYDAVRQIEDLMTQVKNATTFEDQSAALTRLRQRFEEVSGGFDNGSDSAKDMLAQIIEAEDASIRLARSQDDTSTATDRSSKAANALAIEIGTGADEAARLLATVANMPSAFGALQRSIGQQISDMERANASLRLQIGGGYAAAAADRQVQLDDFIAAGAKSGNLNLDEVAKRAGDIARLNELAKEGAALQKKLSDSMKSDRSGGGKGRQSDLQKYNESLKDTLQNLRAQELAHKAIADSTFQSAEASKLYGEAAVLMGGQVDAATMAILRQIDAQTRANREAAAANDPVKAFLESVPTYQEAANTIKSTAIDGLKNSFEELFKTGEFGAKSFADSMVSALASVLADQTTKAFLQLFGFDGSGSGVGGGILNFLFPAHSEGGFSDRPAMSSAHATMAAFSHAPHFAQGTANTSGIPSILHPNEAVIPLSKGRKVPVEMNGGDAANGNAAPVINMGPITANVTVEGSSGDPAADQKHGGQVAKAVVDQLRAMVQEQIAHAARYGGTLNPRG from the coding sequence GTGACCCATTTTGACGGAGAAATTTTGCGCCCGGCCCGTGTCGTGGTAATGTGGGCTTACCAGCCGAAGATAGGCGCGGGCGGAGGTTTTTGTCCCTTTTCCCCCACCGCCCGCGCCTTTCCCCCGCTGGCCCTACCCGACATTTTGACCCACTCCGCGCGACCGACCGCGCAATCTTCGTCTGTTACCATGTCCGAAATTCACGATATTCGACTAAAAATCGATGCCTCTGCCGCGCGGCAGGGCTCGAAAGAATTCACGTCCGCGATTGCCGCGATCAAGCGCGCCGTAAAAGACCTTGAACGCGACTCCGCTGGTGCATTTACCGCCCTGTCCAAGTCCCCCAAGCCCGACCTCACGGGAATTAAGGCGACCACCAACGCCACCGATGGGCTATCCCGTTCGCAGCAACACGCGGCGGATATGTTCAAGCGCTTGCAGATCGCATCTCAAACGGCCCTCAGGACGTCGCAGAATGACGTTTCGCGCCTGTCCGCGTCCATGGCCATGATCGGCGACAATAGCGGTCTAGCAGAGCTTGAAGGGGCCCTAACACGCCTTCAGGGACGATTGGCAACCGCCACGAACACGACCGACATCCGCTCGGCCCGGGCCGACTTCAAAGACCTTGCAGACGAGGTGAAACGCACTCAGCTTGCCGCCGTCTCGACGGGAAAAGCTATGCAGGGCATGGGCGCAAATGCCCGCGTTTCCGGCTTTCAAACGGCATACATGGCCAGCCAATTTAACGATATCGCTGTAATGATGGCAGCGGGGCAAAACCCGCTCCAATTGGCCCTTCAACAGGGCACGCAGGTCAGTCAGATGCTCAACGGTCTCGGGACGCGCGCGGCAATTCTCCGCACGCTTAGCGCGGGCTTCATGAGCATGATCAATCCAGTTTCGCTGGTGACCATTGGCGTGATCGCCCTTGGCGCGGCCCTGTTTCAGGCCCTCACCGGGGCAGACGATGAAGTCAAATCGTTTGCCGACGCGCTAGGCGATGCGAACAACCATATTTCGGCGCTTCGCTCCGCTTCCACCAATGCCCGGAATGGTATCGGTGACATGGTGGACGGTTACGGGCGGTTGAACGCCGAATTGGATAAGCATCTAGACCGGCTTGTGCGGGTCGAGAAATTCCGGGCCATGGGCACAAACCGGGACATGGTCCAGAGCATACAGGACTCGATTCCTGACGGGTGGCTTACAACCGCAAGCGACGGGCTGAAAGAGATCACGGGGGGCACATACGACGCCGTCCGCCAGATCGAAGACCTAATGACTCAGGTTAAGAACGCGACGACGTTTGAAGACCAGAGCGCCGCCTTGACCCGCCTCCGCCAACGCTTTGAAGAGGTTTCGGGGGGCTTCGACAATGGCTCCGACTCCGCCAAGGATATGCTCGCCCAGATCATTGAAGCGGAAGACGCGAGCATTCGGCTAGCGCGAAGCCAAGACGACACGTCCACCGCCACGGACCGGTCAAGCAAGGCGGCAAATGCCCTCGCAATCGAGATCGGGACCGGGGCAGATGAAGCCGCGCGCTTGCTGGCCACGGTCGCGAACATGCCTTCGGCTTTCGGGGCTTTGCAGCGCTCTATCGGGCAACAGATTTCAGACATGGAGCGCGCGAACGCATCCCTACGACTCCAGATCGGCGGGGGCTATGCCGCTGCGGCTGCGGATCGTCAGGTTCAACTTGATGACTTCATCGCAGCCGGGGCGAAGTCGGGCAACCTCAACCTTGACGAGGTGGCAAAGCGCGCGGGCGATATCGCCCGGTTGAACGAATTGGCCAAAGAAGGCGCGGCGCTTCAAAAGAAGCTTTCGGACTCGATGAAGTCGGACCGATCCGGGGGCGGCAAAGGCCGTCAATCTGACCTCCAAAAATACAACGAGTCCTTGAAGGACACGTTGCAGAATCTCCGGGCTCAGGAGCTGGCACACAAGGCAATCGCGGACTCAACGTTCCAATCTGCCGAGGCCTCGAAACTGTACGGCGAAGCGGCGGTCCTGATGGGCGGGCAGGTAGACGCCGCGACTATGGCGATACTCCGCCAAATCGACGCCCAGACGCGCGCGAACCGGGAAGCGGCAGCGGCAAACGATCCTGTGAAGGCGTTTCTAGAGTCCGTGCCCACGTATCAGGAAGCGGCAAACACGATCAAAAGCACGGCGATTGACGGGCTCAAAAACAGCTTCGAAGAGCTATTCAAAACGGGCGAGTTTGGCGCGAAGTCGTTCGCGGATTCGATGGTCAGCGCACTAGCATCCGTCCTAGCCGATCAAACGACCAAGGCGTTCCTCCAACTCTTTGGGTTTGATGGCTCCGGTTCTGGTGTCGGAGGTGGTATCCTGAATTTCCTCTTCCCGGCCCATTCGGAAGGCGGTTTCAGTGATCGCCCGGCAATGTCGTCAGCTCACGCAACTATGGCGGCGTTTTCGCACGCCCCACACTTCGCCCAAGGCACCGCTAACACGTCCGGCATTCCTTCCATCTTGCACCCGAATGAAGCGGTCATTCCGCTTAGCAAGGGCCGCAAGGTCCCGGTTGAAATGAACGGCGGAGACGCGGCAAACGGAAATGCCGCGCCCGTCATCAACATGGGACCGATTACAGCGAACGTCACGGTTGAGGGCTCCAGCGGGGACCCCGCCGCAGACCAGAAACACGGCGGGCAGGTGGCCAAGGCCGTGGTGGATCAATTGCGGGCGATGGTTCAGGAGCAAATCGCACATGCTGCCCGGTACGGCGGAACGCTGAACCCACGCGGTTAA